The sequence CCTCTAGGGGTAGGCACAGGGGCGCTACCTCTAGGGGTAGGCACAGGGGCGCTACCCCTACTCTTCCTCAGACACCCAAGGAACCATCGGATCTGCCGCCAGCTCCTGGGATACCCGGTAAGCCCCATAGCGGTTCAGATGGCTGGGGTCGGAAAAATACTTGTACTTGTTCGGCCAGAGCTGGGATAAATCTCGAAAGTGAAAGTCTCGTTCCATGGCTAAACGCAACATATGCTGCTGAAACTGTTTTTCGTAAGCACTGCGTACCGGATCTAAATATTGCTCTGTCAAAGGTAAATTCACAAAAACCAGTTTTATATCGTGCGCCTCCGTATAGTCAAGCAACCGCCGAGTAGCTTGCTGCTGTTCGCCGTCTAAAGAAAAATCTTGATAGTCTCGGTCATATTTCCCACTCACTTTTGGATGTTTTTCGTAATAAGTTTCCGGGTTAAAACGCACCTCAATGGGCAAAAACCCCGTAAAATCAAATTGATTGGTATCGACTGTGCGAGTTGGGTCTTCCGGTGGCGGTGTGGGCGTGGGGAGAAGGGATTGCCACGGTTGTGGTACTAGAGCGGTGTAGCCTTGGCGGAATCCTGCTTGCAGGTAAGCCAGCAGTTGCTCCCTGCGGTCGTAGGTTTGCGAGGTTGCCGCTAGCTGTTCCTGCAGCCATCGGTTGACCTCTTGGACAGAAGTATCTAAAGACAATTCCGGCGCGGTGGATTCCGGTTCTTGGGCAACTGGTTTGGGGTCGGGGCTGGGAATGGGGCGCGTATCGCTATTTGCCAGTTGCTGGTAGCCACGGGAAGCAGCAATAGCATTGTAGGTAATATCTTTGCGACCGCTGTTGAAAGCACGGGCACCATCCGCCCACACAACCAAATTCGGTACGTAGGCAACGGGTAACAACTCCCGCACCATAAAATCCACCACCTGCGCGGTAGCTCCATTGACAGCCATGTTGAAAACTCGGATATCTTCATAGCCCTGTTGCGCCAGTTCCGCACGCAAAACCGCCGGGTCTACCCCCCGCAAAGCCCGGGAACTTCCTACCACCAAGACATCAGGGGTGCCAAATTGCTGCAAGTACCGTTTGTACAGCGCCAGCTTCCGGTCTACTTGGGTCGCGTTGAAGGTGGGATAGTCTAGGGGAACCACGGGCTGGCAGTCGTCGCTAACTGGCTGGTCGGGCCAAAAATCGGGATGGCAAACGCTGCGTTTCGACCAGGTGGGGCTGCTTTTTTGGGTGAATTGGGAACGGTTGAAAATGTCTTCTTGGTTGGCTTTCTCATCGGATAGGCGAATTCCAGAAAAATCGAGGTTGGCGTTATCCCCATTTTCCAAGGATGGGTTGGGGGTGGGTGGGGACTGGGTAGCGTTGGTTTCCGATTCGCTGGCGGTGGGGACCAAAACGCCCAACCAGCGGTCGGCTTGGTAGGCAAGTAGCAAACTGAGGATGGTTGCTAGTAGAATGCCCAATTTGCTAGGAGAAACCGATTGCGGCAACAACAAGCCGGTTCCTAATAACAGGCGGGCCATCCATCCAGGGGTGGTTTCTGGCGCTGCAGTGGGGGCAGGTGCCGGGGCTGGGGCTGGTGTGGGAGCAGCAGTGACTGCTTGGGCAGCTTCGCGGGCAAACATGCTGGGATCTGGGGTTGGAGTTGGATCCCAACGGTATTTCCAAGCAGGCGATCGCATGCCGGAACGACGCCCGTATACCCGTATGCCTGCCAACTGGGGAATTTCCAACCCCGCTACGTACGCGGTAATGGCTGGGGCCACGCGATCGCGTTCGGGGGAAGTGGGGGCATCGACCATAATATGCAGCAGAGAGGACCGCCAGCGACAGCGTACCCGTACCCCGCCGGTAGCCAGCTTGCTATCCAAACTGGGGGTGAGCAGCCGTTCCAACAGAAAGGCCAGCGCAGTCGTATTGCCACCGCGCGCCTGTTCTTGGGCGGGTGGCACATCTGCCCGAGGCAAGTTGGTCCAATGCACCCACGCCGGCGCAGTGGCGGAATGGATGGCATTGTTGCTGGTACCACGGGCACCGTAGATGGTGGCGGCTTGAATGCCCGTGGGCGCGATTTTTTGTAAAGCTGGTACGATCCACTGTAGGGTCGCTGGTCGCATGGGAGGTGCCAACCCCTCAGCCCCCATTTGAGAAACGAAGATGTGCAGGGTGGTGCCTTTCACTTCTCCCCACACCTGCCAAGCACTGGAAGGGGCCGCCGCCAGTAGCAAGCGCGCGATCGCTTCTCCATCTCCCCAATACGCCCAGGTTTGCAAAATTTCCCTGGCTGGCCGCAGGTCTACCCATAGGGTCCAACCCGTTGCTCCCGACGTACGACGGGTTTCTAATGTATGGTATTGGATAATAGCATCCCGCGCTGTAGCCAGGGACCCTTCTACGGCAATCCCCCCCAGCGATCGCAAATGTCGGCTAATGGGGTCGGCGACCACTTCTGGGTCGGGGGAAGTTTTGGCCGTACAAACCAGCACCAACCGCTGCGGCGAAGCAGCATTGATGGTACCGTCGGCATGGGGCAGGGGTTTCCACCGTGCTGTTACCCGCAAACGTACCCCCAAACCAGCAAATCCCGTTTGCACGAAAGCCGCGATCGCTTCTAGATTGCCCTGGCGCGCCTGGTAAAATCCCTCGCGATCGCCCCTACCTGCCTCACTCTGATGGTTGTTCCCCCCTGGAGACCAATTGGGTACAGCCACTTCCAACTTCCAGGTATGGGCTTGCGGATCGGCAAGATTTTCCTGAGCAGGGAGTTGCTGGCGGTATCCGTAGAGCAAAATCCGTTCGATGGCAGCCGCCGCCTCTGGCAACTGCTGGTGTTGTCGACCCCAGCGCCATCCGTCGGTCAGCTGCCCCAGCATCCGTTCCACAGGAGGCGTGGGATACCCTTCCAGAAAAACTTCCAACTGGTTTGCTTGAAATTGCACTCGTATTTGCCGGGCAGGTACTTGTAGGGTTTGGCATACCCACTGTTGTAGGGCTCTATGGGCACGGGAGGGCGTGTCTGGATGGAGGTTTAACATGGGAAATTGGGCAACAGCATGTAGGACAAGTGAAACGAGCGAAGCCCGATTGAGATGGTAATGCGTACCGGCATGGGATATCTTTTCCCAAGATATAGCATATGGCTTGCTATAATAGGTGCCGCTACCACCTGGGAAAAGAACAGTTGGTTCGCCACCGACTCTCCCCCAGACTGTCAAGATTTCAGAAAAAAGTTAGCAAATGATGACATCCTCTAGCAGCAACCTGCCCGAAACCAATCCATCCCAGCCAGAAAATCAAGACCTCGCCGCGATCGCTGCCGAGTTTACCGACCTGGGACTGGCTGCAGCTACCATCCCCATGTTACTAGCTACGGCGGGAATACGTGCTGTGGAAAACTTCGCCAACGAGTTAGGAGAACTCAGCGAAGAAGCCTTTCGCGGCGATCGCCTGCCGATTTTGGAAGTTCCCCAGTCCTCGCAACCGGAGTGAGCGTACCCAGCGTACCCAGCGTGGGAGATCCAATTGGTTGTTCGATCCGATGCCCCCATGTCCCCACCTCCGATCCCGACTTTCAAAAAATCCAAAAATTGACCAAACAACCGCTTGCGATCGCGGACGTAGATGAGATACTAAAAGCATACAAGAAAACAATATAGTAGCCGCCAGGGAAGTACCGAGCTTCGCTGGCTGCCGTCAGGGAATTTCCATCGGTTGGCGATTGACGCAAGGTTGGGTTTGACCGTGGCGATTGCCAACCCCGCCAAATCAGGCAAACCACTCTTGCCTATTGGTAGAAAATTCCCCTTTGCAGTTAAGTATCGTCGAACCGCCTAGCGAACAGCAGGTTCATGTGGGAAGGGTATGCAGTTCTATAACGAAGCGATCGCCAATGCAACCAGCCATCAGCCACCAGAGTCGGGAATGACATTTCCCGCCACTTCATCCGAATTGTGGCTGCGTCGCCGCCTGAATTTGGTAGCTCAGCTATGGGAAGCGGTGCTACACCAAGAGTGCGGTGCCGATTTGGCCAGCCTTTTAAGCCAAATTCTGTCGATGAAGTCCCCGGAAGGGCAAGCTCCCGCCCAGATTTCCGAATCCCAAGCCATGCAAGTAGTGCAGCAGTTGGATATCAACGCCGCCATCCGCATGGCCCGCGCCTTTGCCCTATACTTCCAACTCATCAACATCGTCGAACAACACTACGAACAGCGGGAACAGCTGCGCGAAAGCCGCGCCGATACCTGGGCTACCCGCGAAACCAATACCAAGACCAACGGTTCGGACCATAGCAGCGACACCGAATCATTTCTGGGCAAGCTGGCGGCCCTCAACGAAGTGAAAAGCGTTGCTACCTCCGAGGCCAACCCCACCAGCCACAAATCAGACACCTTTCGCAAACTTCTCCCCAAATTGCGCCGCCTCAACGTACCGCCGCAACGCATCCAGCAGTTGCTCAATCGTTTGGACATCCGCCTCGTCTTTACCGCTCACCCCACCGAAATTGCCCGCCGGACCATTCGTACCAAGCAGCGGCGCATTGCTTACTTAATGAAGCGGTTGGACGAAGCGGAAGGCATTCCCGAATATAGCGGTAATAGCACCTCTTGGGAAGCAGAATCCCTCAAACAGCAACTGTGCGAAGAAATTGGGCTGTGGTGGCGTACCGACGAATTGCACCAGTTCAAACCGTCGGTATTGGACGAGGTGGAATATTCCCTGCACTACTTCAACGAAGTTCTATTTGATATCGCCCCGC is a genomic window of Geitlerinema sp. PCC 9228 containing:
- a CDS encoding DUF1574 family protein, with translation MLNLHPDTPSRAHRALQQWVCQTLQVPARQIRVQFQANQLEVFLEGYPTPPVERMLGQLTDGWRWGRQHQQLPEAAAAIERILLYGYRQQLPAQENLADPQAHTWKLEVAVPNWSPGGNNHQSEAGRGDREGFYQARQGNLEAIAAFVQTGFAGLGVRLRVTARWKPLPHADGTINAASPQRLVLVCTAKTSPDPEVVADPISRHLRSLGGIAVEGSLATARDAIIQYHTLETRRTSGATGWTLWVDLRPAREILQTWAYWGDGEAIARLLLAAAPSSAWQVWGEVKGTTLHIFVSQMGAEGLAPPMRPATLQWIVPALQKIAPTGIQAATIYGARGTSNNAIHSATAPAWVHWTNLPRADVPPAQEQARGGNTTALAFLLERLLTPSLDSKLATGGVRVRCRWRSSLLHIMVDAPTSPERDRVAPAITAYVAGLEIPQLAGIRVYGRRSGMRSPAWKYRWDPTPTPDPSMFAREAAQAVTAAPTPAPAPAPAPTAAPETTPGWMARLLLGTGLLLPQSVSPSKLGILLATILSLLLAYQADRWLGVLVPTASESETNATQSPPTPNPSLENGDNANLDFSGIRLSDEKANQEDIFNRSQFTQKSSPTWSKRSVCHPDFWPDQPVSDDCQPVVPLDYPTFNATQVDRKLALYKRYLQQFGTPDVLVVGSSRALRGVDPAVLRAELAQQGYEDIRVFNMAVNGATAQVVDFMVRELLPVAYVPNLVVWADGARAFNSGRKDITYNAIAASRGYQQLANSDTRPIPSPDPKPVAQEPESTAPELSLDTSVQEVNRWLQEQLAATSQTYDRREQLLAYLQAGFRQGYTALVPQPWQSLLPTPTPPPEDPTRTVDTNQFDFTGFLPIEVRFNPETYYEKHPKVSGKYDRDYQDFSLDGEQQQATRRLLDYTEAHDIKLVFVNLPLTEQYLDPVRSAYEKQFQQHMLRLAMERDFHFRDLSQLWPNKYKYFSDPSHLNRYGAYRVSQELAADPMVPWVSEEE